In Dermacentor silvarum isolate Dsil-2018 unplaced genomic scaffold, BIME_Dsil_1.4 Seq812, whole genome shotgun sequence, one DNA window encodes the following:
- the LOC119435655 gene encoding transcription factor Adf-1, whose product MAGMIIDAVLLIAAVEQRPALWMASHRQHKDKYVKAALWREVAAAVMPGVGIEEAVELAQKRWKSLRDKFRRIFFAHKNRQRRGAGQDDVESGDSTWPFFDLLLFLKDTMQTRVTSGNYTNSEASPASQPVSPASQMSRPASQTIRPASQPVGPPSPAASSQQTAQELLGNIMQFEDIDSEVLLESSRDATFQTPSRAPSPY is encoded by the exons ATGGCCGGTATGATCATCGACGCCGTGTTGCTGATCGCTGCTGTTGAGCAGCGGCCAGCTTTATGGATGGCCAGCCACCGACAACACAAGGATAAGTATGTCAAGGCGGCGTTATGGAGAGAGGTTGCGGCCGCCGTCATGCCTGGTGTGGGCATTGAAG AAGCCGTCGAACTTGCCCAAAAGCGATGGAAGTCGCTACGGGACAAGTTTCGGCGTATCTTCTTTGCCCACAAGAATCGGCAGAGGCGCGGTGCAGGCCAAGATGATGTTGAATCGGGGGACAGCACGTGGCCATTTTTTGACCTGCTGCTCTTCCTCAAGGACACCATGCAGACAAGGGT GACATCGGGCAACTACACCAACAGCGAGGCAAGCCCAGCAAGCCAGCCAGTCAGCCCAGCAAGCCAGATGTCGAGGCCTGCCAGCCAGACAATCAGGCCTGCAAGCCAACCAGTAGGGCCTCCAAGCCCAGCTGCTAGCTCGCAGCAGACTGCACAGGAGCTCCTTGGGAATATAATGCAATTTGAGGACATTGATAGTGAAGTATTATTAGAGAGCTCTAGAGACGCGACCTTTCAAACACCCTCCCGGGCACCATCGCCATATTAA